The following coding sequences are from one Paenibacillus sp. FSL R5-0912 window:
- a CDS encoding AraC family transcriptional regulator, translating to MRKWNSAFAALAASYISVVLIIVFLLCSAFYLYFSNHYKEELQSRNQLILENTARTIETSVLERVQQIYLEISLNQQAALGLLPDASLPSNLSKVSSLQDMLSAQVASNSDLIQAVHLYAPREHILLSSLYGLKFNADQGAGSAYWSDWVNGMKRNPRNNLWTEARFVPEDIVSSIPGGSGSPLITYAHSYPFRSSGADSELLIAIDLKESAVRDILLNMMPARDQTSFIATQSGRILAGSHQDAVDQAGTYAASIANALASPETSGSLSQEISGSAYVISYQDLPSTGWKLFNASPADLFYEKWGVVQRLILSLCLFALLVGIGLSGILAKINYSPVKRLLRTIKDLSGSAPGPAINEFNLIDSAFTRLNDKVSSLEDTLLASSPHIRQNIIMNLLQGTPPQAKVTGDPEFLGLSPEHTRYCCLLLNTRGAYTHMSLSGMQTAMTGIIEGLEEIRLPGSRIIAEELPDKQLIVILGTREASGILLDQLSELIVTETRKQFQIGIQLSRGCWVDDIRRLHHSYTEAQTLMKYAYFLPEITVLKDRALLEKDHSLEELPQPVLARFKDKLQTRQLEEALAALEQLVAAMREGSYPADYCHFILANTVFMYSDVLKSVRYTPVLHGHLDLYNEYIALADIRHFQEWFAASISTFIADTEKRNSDRALSAIEAAKEYIGKHLPEDLSLDVVASKVFISPKYLSKLFKEELGITYTDYITGRRMEQAKLLIENNNMSIEQVATSVGYGTTAYFIKRFKEIYGCTPGNYLRTVNTLQPPQAEISLS from the coding sequence TTGCGAAAATGGAACTCTGCCTTTGCCGCCTTAGCCGCTTCATACATCTCTGTTGTGCTAATCATTGTCTTCTTGCTCTGCTCTGCCTTCTATCTTTATTTCTCGAACCATTATAAGGAAGAGCTCCAGAGCCGCAACCAGCTTATCCTTGAGAATACAGCCAGAACCATAGAAACCTCCGTACTTGAGCGGGTTCAGCAGATCTATCTGGAGATCTCACTGAACCAGCAGGCAGCGCTCGGTCTGTTACCCGATGCTTCTCTTCCATCGAACCTCAGCAAAGTGAGCAGTCTCCAGGATATGCTGAGCGCGCAAGTGGCGAGTAATTCGGACTTGATCCAAGCTGTACATCTGTATGCCCCACGGGAGCACATCCTGCTCTCCTCGCTATACGGGCTGAAATTCAATGCTGATCAAGGAGCCGGGTCTGCCTACTGGAGTGATTGGGTGAATGGAATGAAGCGTAATCCCCGTAACAACCTGTGGACAGAGGCCCGCTTCGTCCCGGAAGATATTGTGTCCAGCATTCCCGGCGGCAGCGGGAGCCCGTTGATTACCTATGCGCATAGCTATCCTTTTCGTTCCTCCGGTGCCGACAGTGAGCTGCTGATCGCCATTGACCTGAAGGAGAGTGCGGTACGTGATATCCTGCTGAATATGATGCCTGCCCGGGACCAGACCAGCTTTATTGCCACGCAATCCGGAAGGATTCTTGCCGGCTCTCATCAGGATGCGGTGGACCAGGCAGGCACCTATGCTGCCAGCATTGCTAATGCGTTAGCCTCTCCAGAGACATCCGGGAGCTTAAGCCAGGAGATCAGCGGCAGCGCTTACGTTATTTCCTATCAGGATCTGCCATCAACCGGCTGGAAGCTCTTCAACGCTTCCCCGGCGGACCTCTTTTATGAGAAATGGGGGGTTGTCCAGCGGCTCATCCTGTCCCTTTGCCTGTTCGCCCTCTTGGTGGGAATCGGTTTGTCTGGAATCCTGGCCAAAATAAATTACAGCCCGGTCAAACGGCTGCTCCGGACGATTAAGGATCTCTCCGGTTCTGCGCCCGGTCCGGCGATTAACGAATTTAACCTGATTGACTCTGCCTTCACCCGGTTGAACGATAAAGTCAGCAGTCTGGAGGACACCCTGCTGGCCAGCAGTCCGCATATCCGGCAGAATATCATCATGAATCTCCTTCAGGGCACCCCTCCTCAGGCTAAGGTGACCGGAGATCCAGAATTCCTGGGACTGTCGCCGGAGCATACCCGTTACTGCTGCCTGCTCTTGAATACGCGGGGAGCTTATACCCACATGAGTCTAAGCGGGATGCAAACGGCAATGACCGGAATCATCGAAGGGCTTGAGGAGATTCGGCTGCCGGGAAGCCGGATTATCGCTGAAGAGCTTCCGGACAAGCAGCTTATTGTAATCCTCGGTACACGCGAAGCCTCCGGGATTCTCCTTGATCAGCTCTCGGAACTTATCGTGACGGAGACCCGCAAACAGTTTCAGATCGGGATTCAGCTCTCCCGGGGCTGCTGGGTGGATGACATCCGCCGTCTCCATCACAGCTATACCGAAGCACAGACATTAATGAAATATGCTTACTTTTTGCCGGAGATAACCGTCTTGAAGGATCGGGCTCTTCTGGAGAAGGACCATAGTCTTGAGGAGCTTCCGCAACCTGTCCTTGCCAGGTTCAAAGATAAATTGCAGACCCGCCAGCTGGAGGAGGCCCTGGCAGCCCTGGAGCAATTGGTAGCGGCTATGCGGGAAGGCAGTTACCCTGCGGACTATTGCCACTTCATTCTGGCAAATACCGTCTTCATGTATTCCGATGTTCTGAAAAGCGTCCGCTATACCCCTGTCCTTCACGGGCATCTGGACCTCTACAACGAGTATATTGCCCTTGCGGATATCCGGCATTTCCAGGAATGGTTCGCCGCGTCCATCAGCACCTTCATTGCCGATACGGAGAAGCGGAACAGTGACCGCGCGTTGTCGGCTATTGAAGCGGCCAAGGAATATATCGGGAAGCATCTGCCTGAAGATCTGTCCCTGGATGTCGTAGCTTCCAAGGTCTTTATCAGCCCTAAGTATCTAAGCAAGCTGTTTAAGGAAGAGCTGGGAATCACCTACACCGACTATATCACCGGCAGGCGGATGGAACAGGCCAAGCTGCTGATTGAGAACAACAACATGTCTATCGAACAGGTTGCCACTAGCGTCGGCTATGGAACTACAGCTTACTTTATCAAGCGGTTCAAGGAAATCTACGGCTGTACGCCGGGGAATTACTTGCGCACCGTGAATACATTACAGCCGCCGCAGGCAGAGATTAGTTTAAGTTAA
- a CDS encoding ABC transporter substrate-binding protein — MIASRLRRYTAFIISPALLLLWGLISGCDGQPPASHLQEPGPQEAAADVPKFKISWTMHQNLPVAEDAVMVRILEQKFNVDLDFWNLANNNYESLLDLKLVQGHIPDLFRVRQTQDLLKYQQQGLLVAIPEDLLNTYAPNILKAIREYAPAYQDYGRINGSYYGIPVINPTNIYRVPVVYRQDWLDKLSLTVPETLADFEKVIYAFANQDPDGNGIRDTYGLSLEGMNVVFGAFGQMVFTDQLYFSRKGQDLVIGALEPDMKKALYYLRKWYRDGVIDPEFITGENSGGYKHLSHAFIKGRIGMTSMGNYYHWVQDGDYLDWSLDDQKTARLVPAEATFNVKELTAKNPQAKIVFGRPVSGPDGKRGSKAYDMLMSFTAIGAEAVQEPGKLETLLQMLDYVSANPDPDEATAMQYGLQGTHWAWAGAGKKDIILLPPYNRMFSYQNTIGANIGMTLPAIPSDRRDQWASTLGLDHDGIYNALEVATPSLIRNSAGLIKLRDQAYIAFITGERPLEEFGEFVEEFMSAGGAEVLKEANGSYKELIPHQNGEQ, encoded by the coding sequence ATGATTGCAAGCAGACTCCGGCGTTATACCGCCTTCATTATCTCACCTGCACTCTTGCTTCTCTGGGGACTGATCAGCGGCTGCGACGGACAGCCCCCTGCTTCACACCTGCAAGAGCCCGGACCACAGGAGGCTGCTGCTGACGTCCCGAAGTTCAAGATCTCCTGGACCATGCACCAGAATCTGCCTGTCGCTGAGGATGCGGTGATGGTCCGGATTCTGGAGCAGAAGTTCAATGTAGATCTGGATTTCTGGAATCTGGCGAACAATAACTATGAGTCGCTGCTCGATCTGAAGCTGGTTCAAGGCCACATTCCCGACTTGTTCCGGGTCCGGCAGACTCAGGATCTGCTGAAATATCAGCAGCAGGGCCTGCTCGTCGCAATCCCCGAAGACCTGCTGAACACCTACGCCCCCAATATTCTTAAGGCCATCCGTGAGTATGCACCCGCATACCAGGATTATGGCCGTATTAACGGGTCCTATTATGGAATTCCGGTCATCAACCCTACCAATATCTATCGGGTCCCCGTAGTCTACCGCCAGGATTGGCTGGATAAGCTCAGCCTTACGGTGCCAGAGACCCTGGCCGATTTCGAGAAGGTCATCTATGCCTTTGCGAACCAGGACCCGGACGGCAACGGCATTCGGGACACCTACGGGTTATCGCTGGAAGGAATGAATGTCGTCTTCGGCGCGTTCGGGCAGATGGTCTTTACAGATCAGCTCTACTTCAGCCGGAAGGGTCAGGATCTGGTCATTGGCGCCCTGGAGCCGGACATGAAGAAGGCTCTGTACTATCTTCGCAAATGGTACCGCGACGGGGTCATTGATCCGGAGTTCATCACCGGGGAGAACAGCGGAGGCTATAAGCATCTGTCTCATGCCTTCATCAAAGGGCGGATCGGCATGACCTCCATGGGTAATTATTATCACTGGGTTCAGGATGGGGATTATTTAGACTGGAGCCTGGATGACCAGAAGACAGCCAGGCTGGTTCCGGCAGAAGCCACGTTTAACGTGAAGGAGTTAACTGCCAAGAATCCGCAGGCTAAGATCGTATTCGGCCGGCCTGTTAGCGGTCCTGACGGCAAACGCGGCTCCAAAGCCTACGATATGCTGATGAGCTTCACCGCCATTGGCGCGGAAGCTGTCCAAGAGCCCGGCAAGCTGGAGACCCTTCTGCAGATGCTGGACTACGTCAGCGCTAATCCGGATCCGGATGAAGCGACTGCCATGCAATACGGCCTTCAGGGAACCCATTGGGCCTGGGCGGGAGCGGGCAAGAAGGACATCATCCTGCTGCCCCCGTATAACCGGATGTTCAGCTATCAGAATACCATCGGTGCCAATATCGGCATGACCCTGCCTGCCATTCCTTCAGACCGCAGGGATCAGTGGGCGTCTACCTTGGGACTGGATCACGACGGCATCTATAATGCCCTTGAAGTGGCCACCCCTTCTCTTATCAGGAACAGTGCCGGGCTTATCAAGCTAAG